AACCCAGCTCAAGGATCTCGAGAGGGTTAAATTGATGTTCCTGGAGCGTTCAGTGTGCAGAATAATTCAGAATGATGTGCAGAAAAAGTCCTCTGGATATAATTTATGGTTGTATTTGTGATGTGCGTCACCCTGATCACATTGACACTCATTTAAAATGTCAGAAGCGACAGAATGACTCGAGGAGCCAAACACTACAGTTGCTGATCGTCAGTAGATGGAGGAAGGAGAGCATCACCTTATCCAGTCTGAGGTCTGAATAAACCAACACCTTCAGCAGAACATCAGGAACACATCTTACCTAAATGCTGCTCGATGACGGTGTTGTCGGTGAGAGGAATCTTTCTCTTCTCGACCTTTCCCTGGCCTCTTTTCAAGATGAGCTCACGGACTGACTTCAGGTTAGGAAATCTGTCGGAAACATCAGAAAGAGCTGAATAATCACGGCGCACGTTTATTCAGGTACTAACGTTCAAACCGTGACGCCTTCTCACCCCCAGGCCACGTAGGGTTCGACGACTCGCAGCATGTTCATGGAGCTCTTGCTGACTTTAATGAAAGTTCCACTGAAGATCTTCCGCAGCCGAAACATGTGGATGATCTTCCTCACTTTGGGACTGACGCCTTTAATCCTGAATACGCATAATCatgtaaaacacaaacacacacgtgtaaGACAGTTTCAGACCCTGAGAGGAGGTTGTAGAGAAGGGTTAAAGGAGCTTACTCTCGAATGCGCACAGCGAACACCAGGCTGTTCTtggcaggaggaagaggaggaggaggtctCTGCCGGTTTCGTGCCAGACGCACTTCATCCCTGTACTTCCTCCTGCTGTACTTGTGAAACTCTTCCAGACGCGTGAACTTCAACTGTCCCTTCTTTAtctgttaaaacacacacagctgttcacACCCTGAGTCTCTGTTTCTCCAGTAAACCTTCATCCACTGAGCTGAAGGAACACACTCACCTTCCTCTTCTCCAACAAAGCGAGCTTGGCCTGAGTCGCCTTAATCGCCTGATATGCTTTCCTTTTCTTAAGAAGGTTCTCAGGAACCAACTTGATGATCTTCTTTGTcctaaaagagacagagagaaccaTTATACTCTAGACTCGTACAGAACTTCACCGGATACAGCGCGAGCTAACTCCAGACCCATGTGCGGTGAATAAAGTGCCGATTTAACATCATCGATTCTGTAAAATACTTCCtccatgcgcacacacacacgccacatgGTGCTCTTACACCGcgagaacagtgtgtgttcaccGATGCAGAAGATTAACCCAgatacaaaatgtaaacaagaTAGGATACGTACTCGGACTCCATCGCGTCTTCGGTGCGGAATTCGTGTCGCGCGCTGATGACGTCACGCCGCCGCCCGCGTGTCGataccattttattttttcccccctgcgACATGGCCGCTgtctggtgtggaggagctACTGCACCTTTCTCACACAGCTCCTTCTCAGaaatcattatattatttatcAGCTTGTTCACTCTGGAGGtaattagtggtgcttgctatgcaaaacaCTGTGTTGCGTGTTTTGCGATGACGTCACGTGCAGGTCAACGCCCAAAATATGTGCCATCACCACATAACTGCAACATATGTAtgacatgtgacatatcaaaccACCGGGCACAATGAGTAGAGTTTCACGACGTGAATTTTGATGACTTGAAGCGCACGGCAAGCTTCGAAACGAGTGGACACACAAATTCACCCCAACATAGCTACTACACAAGTGACATATCGAGACACTCAGCCCAATGAGTAGAGCTGATGACATCACGTGCATGTCAATCCACAAATACCTGGAATCACAAAATTaccacaacatacacatgtgacatatcaaaatcTCTTGGCACATTGCAGAGACCTGCTTGATGAGTATTCTGAAGACTTCACAAGAAGTCACCTGCATAGAGTCACAGAATGACTGCAGCTtggacatgtgacatatcaaaatgtTCAGCACAGAGGGAAGAACTGCGTAGTATGATTTCTGGTGACATAACTTGCACATATCCATTCGGCTCCACCTGGTCTGTACACATGTCTTTAATAGTATTGGCACCGTAACTGTCCACTTGCATACAAAACTTTGGGTGCCCTATCTGATCACttgcctccaaaagtattggtaCCCTGTTTGTTGGCAAGCACCACTTTCTTCAGAAAATGTACACGTCTAgctataaataatgttttaaaaaagcactgaagtgcaag
This DNA window, taken from Hemibagrus wyckioides isolate EC202008001 linkage group LG06, SWU_Hwy_1.0, whole genome shotgun sequence, encodes the following:
- the rpl7l1 gene encoding 60S ribosomal protein L7-like 1, which encodes MVSTRGRRRDVISARHEFRTEDAMESETKKIIKLVPENLLKKRKAYQAIKATQAKLALLEKRKIKKGQLKFTRLEEFHKYSRRKYRDEVRLARNRQRPPPPLPPAKNSLVFAVRIREIKGVSPKVRKIIHMFRLRKIFSGTFIKVSKSSMNMLRVVEPYVAWGFPNLKSVRELILKRGQGKVEKRKIPLTDNTVIEQHLGQHGIICLEDLIHEIYSAGKNFRVANSFLWPFYLSVPRHSARDKVGLLKEMGEPGPRAEDINRVIRTFN